The genomic window AGAACAAGTTTTTTGTACAACGGAAGCTGCGAAAATCGCAGATATTCAAGTTAATTCCACAGCTATTTGGTATGATAGTCTAACCGAAGGAAATATTTTAGCCAATACAAACAGCCTCGTTGATGGAACAACATATTATGCTGCAAAAGAAACCATTAGTGGTTGTGAAAGTGATGATAGAATTGTTGTTTTAGTTTCTATAATAGCTCCAAGTCTTGTTATAAATAATATATCTACCGAGATTTGTGATAATCTAAATGATAGCCAAGAAACGATCGATTTAACAATTTACGAATCGGAAATAACAGACTGTAGCGATTGTGTTTTTACTTATTTCACATCGCAATCTAATGCAGAGAACGATGATGAAGGAAAAATATCAGTTCCTACAAGTTTTAATTGGTCTTTAGAAACTCCAATTATATACACACGAATCGATTCTGCCGATAATTGTTACCAAATTGCACAAATTGAAATCAGTTTACAAGATTCTCCCATAATTACAATCTCCGATTTTGTTGGTATTTGTGAAAATGACAATAATATAACTATTGATGCCGGAGATGGTTTTGATAGCTATTTATGGTCTACTGGAGATACCTCACAAACAATAACACTTACTATTGAAGATACTGGTAACTATACTGTAACAGTAACCCAAGATCATAACACTTATAGCTGTTCCTCAACAAAAGAATTTGAAATTGTATTATCTAATACCGCTGTTATTTCGAATATTGATATTGACGACTGGACGGATTCCAACAATATGATAACTGTTAATTTATCTGAATTAAGCCTAGGTGATTATGAATATTCTATAGATAATATAACTTTTCAAGACAGTAATACATTTACAGCATTAACAGCTGGAGAATATATAATTTATGTAAGAGATAAAAATGGTTGCGGTACCACTCAAGAGCAAGTTTACTTATTGAATTCTCCTAAATATTTTACACCTAATAATGATGGGTACCATGATACATGGTCTATAAAGTATTCTGAAACAGAACCTAATTTAACGGTTAAAATATATGATAGATATGGAAAACTCCTCAAAAATTTAGGATCAACATCCTCATGGGATGGCACTTATAGCGGACAAAACATGCCGACTTCAGATTACTGGTTTGTAGTTACACGAGCAAATGGAAAAGATTACACTGGGCACTTTACGTTGAAAAGATAATATTTAAAATCTATAAACTTGCAAGTCCAATTTTAAAGATTCCTATTTAAAAAATGAATCTACAAACTCAAATTTATTAAACACTTGCAAATCCTCAATACCTTCTCCAACACCAATGTATTTTACAGGAATTTTAAATTGATCGGAAATTCCAATTACTACACCGCCTTTTGCTGTACCATCTAATTTGGTTACAGCCAAAGAAGTTACCTCTGTAGCTGCAGTAAACTGTTTAGCTTGCTCAAAAGCATTTTGCCCTGTAGAGCCATCTAAAACCAAAAGAACATCGTGAGGTGCGTCTACAACAACTTTTTGCATAACGCGTTTTACCTTTGTAAGCTCGTTCATTAAATTTACTTTGTTATGTAAACGTCCTGCAGTATCAATAATGATAACATCAGCTTCTTGATTTACTCCAGATTTTAGCGCATCGAAAGCTACAGATGCAGGATCACTTCCCATTTCTTGACGAATCATTGGTACATCTACACGATCTGCCCAAACCTGTAATTGGTCTATAGCTGCCGCACGAAACGTATCAGCTGCGCCTAAAACAACATTAAGTCCTTGCTTTTTAAATTGATATGCTAACTTTCCAATAGTTGTAGTTTTACCTACACCATTTACGCCTACAACCATTAAAACATAAGGTATTTTTCTTCCATCAGCTTGTTTTGGTAAACTAGGAATGGTGTATTCGGTGTCTTCGCCAGAGTTTGTTTCACTTAAAAGTGCTGCGATTTCTTCACGAAGAATTTTATTAAGTTCTTCTGTTCCTAAATATTTATCTTTTGATACGCGTTCTTCAATACGCTCAATAACTTTTAGTGTGGTATCTACTCCAACATCACTAGAAACTAATACTTCTTCAAGATTATCTAGAACTTCAGCATCCACTTTAGATTTTCCGGCTACCGCTTTACTAAGCTTACCAAAAAAACTAGATTTTGTTTTTTCTAATCCTTTATCTAAGGTTTCTTTTTTATCTGACGAAAATATTTTTTTAAAAAAGCTCATTTTCTTGTTAGTTGTTATAGAGTGGTTATGCTCTTTTTATTTTGTTGTTTCTTACCGTTATGGTAAATATATTTTTAACGTTCTATCTCGCTGTTTTTATTAATTAAACTCAGCAGATACTCGCGTTAGGGATTGAAGCATTGTTGAAGCTCTTTTTGTGTTGTTGCACCTATGCAACACAAAAAAGCGACTGCGAAAAGCCCGACCCTTGCGGTAACGCACAAAATGATATTGTCAAATTCCTTACCACAAATATTTTTCTGCTAATCTGTCAGTCATTCAAAATTTACCTTTAGATTTTTAGCCTTTATTTCATTTTGATTATCTAAAGGTAAAGCCTTTAACGCTTATTTCAAATATAAAAATAAAAAAGCTGCTTTCGTTTTCGAAAGCAGCTTTTAATATTATGTAACAATGTAAATTACTTTTTAGCTAAAAAGTCAGTTACTTGTTCTGGATTCATTATAGATTCAACAAACATGTAAGCTCCAGTTTTAGGAGATTTTACCATCTTTATTGCTTTTGTTAATCTTTTAGATCCTGTTTGTAATGATGCTACGGATTTCTTTGCCATGACCTATATGTTTTTAAGGTATTTGAAATTTTAAAACTAAAATTTCTAATTATTTAATTTCTTTATGAACTGTCATACGCTTAAGAATTGGATTAAATTTCTTAATCTCCATTCTATCTGGCGTGTTCTTTTTATTCTTTGTAGTAATGTAACGTGAAGTTCCTGCTTGACCAGACTCTTTATGCTCTGTACATTCTAAAATTACTTGTATTCTATTGCCTCTCTTTGCCATTTCTTTTTATTTTAAATACAGCGAATTACTTCGTTAAAAATCCTTTAGATTTTGCATCTTTAATTGCTGCAGAAATACCTATTTTATTAATTGTTTTTAAAGCAGATGTTGAAACTTTTAATGTCACCCAGCTGTCTTCTTCTGGAATGTAAAAACGTTTCTTTACTAAATTCGCATTAAATTTGCGTTTAGTTCTGTTCAATGCATGAGACACGTTGTTTCCAACCATTGCCTTCTTTCCTGTAAGTTCACAAACTCTTGACATTATATATAACTTTAATTTTGTTGCTTAAAATCGAGGTGCAAATATATAAAATCTTTACGGTATGACAACCAAAATATTATCTATTTTTAAAAATTTCTTTTAATAACATCTCAAAAGCCTTGTTAGCCCCCTTATTTATTACTTTTAACCGAAGGTTCCCTAACATAAGTTTTTCTGAATAAACTCCCGTTTTTGTAGCGATCGCAATATAAACAGTGCCAACCTCAACATCAGAATCACCTTTTGTTGGTCCTGCATTACCTGTTGTGGCAATGGCATAATCTGTATTAAATAATTTTAAAACATGCTGTGCCATAGATTCTGCTACTTTTGCACTTACTACAGAATCGGCCTCAATAGCTTCTTTAGAAACGCCTAAAATATTTATTTTAGATTCGGTAGCATAACTTACCACGCTGCCTTTAAAATAAGCCGATGCACCGGAATTTGCGGTAAAACGCTCGGCTATTTTACCTCCAGTACAACTTTCTGCCGTAGCAACAGTTTTACCTAATTTAGTAAGTTGTTTTCCTATTATACGTTCTATGGAATCATCTTCTTCTTCAAAACCTACAAATTCCTCTTTGATAAGCGGAATAAGCTGATCTATTTGCTTTTGCACATCTGAAATCACTTTTTCCTTATCAAATCCTTTCGTTGATAAACGCAAGCGCATATTACCTAAACTTGGCAAATAAGCTAGTTTTATCTCGGGCGGCAAAGCATCTTCCCAATCTTCAATTCTTGCAGCTAGAGTACTTTCTCCTAAGCCAAAAATCAATAATGTACGATGCAAAATAAACGGACAATCAAATTTTTCTTTTATTCTCGGTACCACTTCTCCATCAATCAAACCTTCCATTTCGAAAGGCACACCAGGTAGCGATACAAAAACTTTATCGCCCTTCTCTATCCACATGCCAGGAGCGGTTCCTAATGTATTCATTAAAACAGTAGCTTTAGATGGCACTAACGCCTGATCTAAATTAACTTGCAAGAGTGTTTGTCGTACATATTTTTGCCATAAATCCTTTATATTTTCTTCCACCGAAGCATCTCTAACTAAGGTGTCATTAAAATATTCGGCTAGCGTTTTTTTGGTAATATCATCTTTTGTAGGACCTAATCCTCCAGTAATTATTATTATATTTACACGGCTTTCGGCATCTTTAAATGCCTGAAGAATATGTTGTTTATCGTCTTGAATAGAGGTGATTTGATACACCGAAACCCCTATTTTATTAAGTTGTTTACCAATATATGCAGAATTAGTATCTATCACTTGCCCTATAAGTAGCTCATCTCCAATGGTAATAATTTCTGCTAACATAAGCTATAAATTAAAATCTGCCTTCATTTCCGCTACAGCGTTTTCTATCGCAGTAATCACAACTTTTAATTGCGGTGTAACATCTAATTCCTTTTTCGTGAATTTCCCCCAATCTTGTACTTCAATTAAGGTGGCTAGCACGCCTAATTCAAATAAATCGATTGTAGGTTTCATTTTATGAGCTGCCTGATAAGCTTCATGGTAATCTTTCGCAGCAACTGCTTTTTTTAGTCGTTCTGCATCTTCCGGTACTTCTTCTAAAAATGCTTCTGCTAGTGCAGCAATAAAACTTTCGTCATTATCCGCTAGCTCTCTCACTCTAAATAACTTGTAATGTTGTTCCATTTATTTAACTGTTATTGAAAATAATTCTTTATTTTCTATATATCCCTTTAGCTTGTCGTTTGTGTTTACTTTTCCTACTCCAGCTGGTGTTCCCGTAAATATAATATCTCCTATCTTTAAAGTAAAATATTTCGACACATATTCTATTAATTCATCAATTTTCCATAACATATGGCTCGTATTTCCATTTTGCACAAAAAAATCATTCATTTTTAAAGAAAAATTTATATTATCCACATTTTCAACACTATCAACAGGCATCCATTCACCAATAACTGCGGCCCCATCAAAACTTTTTGCTTTTTCCCATGGCAACCCCTTGGCCTTTAATTTTGCCTGTAAATCACGTGCTGTAAAATCTATACCTAAGCCTATTTCATTATAATATTTGTGAGCAAATTTTCTATCAATATGCTTACCTACACGATTAATTTTTACTAAAACCTCAACCTCATAATGTACATCATTAGAAAAATCCGGGATAAAAAACGGCTGCTTTTTAAGTAAAATCGCCGTATCAGGCTTTAAAAACACCACCGGATCTGTTGGCTTTTCGTTATTCAATTCCTCAATGTGTTCGGTGTAATTACGACCAATGCAGATTAATTTCACGGTTTTTCATTTTTAAAAACAAGAACTCAACAAATCATCACGAATAGCAAACTCTAGTCTATTTTCTATATTATTTTCTTTTGGGCGTTACCACAAGGGTCGGGCTTTCTCTACTCGCTCCCTTCCGTTGGTCGGGGAGCTCAAACATGCCGTTCAATCCCTAACGCGAAGTCTACTTGCAAAGATTATCTTTAAGCGGTAACCAATGTCTTACCCTTAAACAAAACTATAATCTTCTAGCTTAACCTAAATTTTATTATTAAAACTGCGCAACTTAATGGCTGTTAATACTTTTTTAGTATACAAAGGGAAATCGGCATTTAATAACCAACCAAAATAACCTGGTTCACTTTCCAAAACATCGGTTACCAGCTTTCCTTTATGCTTTCCGAAAGAAAAACACTCTTCACCCTTTTTATTATAATTTATAAATCCAGCAAAATCAGCAAACTTATTTCTGGCACTAAACTCTGCCAAAAATTTTGTGTTATTTTCTAATTCATCATACCTTTCTATTTGTGCCTTAAGCACTTCGTAAGTAGCGTTGGTATCAGCTTCCGCACCGTGAGCACCTTCTAACTCTTCATTACAATAAAACTTATAAGCAGCACTTAATGTACGTTGTTCCATTTTATGAAAAATAGTTTGCACATCTACAGCCAAACTGCTTTTCATATCAAAATCAATATCTGCTCGTAGTAATTCTTCAGCTAATAAAGGAATATCAAACCTATTGGAATTAAATCCACCTAAATCCGAATCCTTAATCATGCTATAAATATCCTTAGCCAATTCTTTAAATGTAGGCTCGTTAGCAATTTTCTCATTGCTTATTCCGTGAATTTCAACAACTTCTTGCGGAATATTCATTTCCGGATTTACTAACCACGTTCTGCTTTCCTTGTTCCCATTAGGATATACTTTAAGAATAGAAATCTCTACAACTCTATCTTTAGATATATTTATTCCTGTAGTTTCTAAATCAAAGAAACAAATGGGTTTTGTTAAGTTTAATTGCATTTTAAATTAAATATTTTTACAAATATACTTTTAAAATTTGTTTAAATTTGTTCAAATTATGAATTCAAACTACAAAATAGCATATTCTTTTATTCTGTTTCTTTTTATTTCTTTTTTCAGTTTTGCTCAGCAAACACGAGACAAAAAAGTATCGCTTATAAAAAAGCAAAACGGCAAACGTTTAGAGTTTTACGCAAAAAACACAGACTCTATGAGCTACTCCGTTTTTTTACGTATAGTTACAAAAGACTATAGAAGAAGTAGTAACAGACCCGTTTTAAAAGTTATTCCTGCCAATAGCGAAATACATTTAATTACTCTCATAAAATTAACCGATAAACTGGGTAATTACGAAGAACAATTTATTGTAAATAAAGTTAGTCAAAGTTTACGCATTCGAAAAGATTTTGACGATTTTCAAATAAATATCGACGATGCTTTAAAAACCAAAGACATAACCATTTTTGAATCTGATAACTGCTCACTGTGCGAAGATGCTAAAAGTCTGTTTAATAATTCCAAAATAGCTTTTAAAACAAAACATATAATAGAAAATTATAATGACTTAGAGCTTCTTTTAAAAAATTCAGGCATAACTAAAGACAGTATTAAAAACCTGCCATTTATACTTAAAATTAAATCTAAAGTATACACCAACATAAGTACAGAAAAAGTCCTTATAGACACCTTAAATAATTACAATAACTAATCTATATCTCTCTATTAATATCCCAAGCTTCAAGATAATCGCTAACCGCTTTTACAAACATTCCGCCTAAAGCGCCATTAACAACGCGATGATCGTAAGAGTGAGATAAAAACATTTTGTAACGAATACCAATAAAATCACCTTCAGGTGTTTCAATAACTGCAGGCACTTTCCTAATAGCTCCTAAAGCCAGAATCCCAACTTGTGGTTGGTTAATTATAGGTGTACCCATAATACTACCAAAGGTTCCTACATTAGTTACTGTATAAGTTCCGCCTTGAACATCATCAGGTTTAAGTTGATTTAATCGTGCTCTGTTAGCTAAATCATTTACCTGTTTTGTCATGCCAACTAAATTAAGCTGATCGGCATTTTTAATAACGGGCACAATTAAATTCCCATCTGGTAAGGCTGCTGCCATACCAAGATTTATATTTTTCTTTTTTACAATAGTGTCTCCTTGTAAAGAAATATTCATCATTGGATAATCACGAAGTGCTTTCGCAATAGCTTCCATAAAAATAGGTGTAAACGTTAAATTTTCACCTTCACGTTTCATAAAGCCTGCTTTAACTTTCTTTCTCCAATTCCAAACATTAGTAACATCGGTTTCAATAAAACTTTGAACGTGTGCTGCAGTTTGAGTTGATTCTACCATATGATGCGCAACTAACTTGCCCATTCTGGTCATTTCAATAATATCATCCTCGCCATTAGAAATAACTGGTTTAGCTGCTTGTGATGGTTTTACAGGTTGTGATTTTACCGCTATTGGCGTTTCAGCTTTTGCGTTATTTACAACCGGTATAGCACCTTTACCTTTATTCTCTAAATAATTTAAAATATCTGTTTTGGTTACGCGATCATCTTTACCGGTACCAACAATAGCGTCTAAATCTGCTTGCGATACTCCTTCTGCTTTAGCTATATTTTTAACTAAAGGCGAATAAAAACGCGTTTCGTTTGAAACTATTGGAGCTACAGTTTCTTTAGCTATATTTATAGTTTGTTCAATTTGCTCAGCGACATGCTCCTCTGTATCCACTACTTCCTTAGCAACAGTTTCTCTAGCACTTTCAACATCACCATCCGTTTCAATTATTGCTAAAACCTCACCAACCTGAACAACATCATCAACATTAAAAAACTTTTCTACCAAAACACCATCAAATTCACTCGGGACTTCGCTATCCACCTTATCGGTAGCAATTTCAAGAACTGCCTCGTCCAATTCAATAGTATCTCCAACTTCTTTTAACCAAGAGGTAATTGTTGCCTCAGCAACGCTTTCTCCCATTTTAGGTAACTTTAGTTCAAACTTT from Algibacter sp. L1A34 includes these protein-coding regions:
- a CDS encoding T9SS type B sorting domain-containing protein; translation: MYKKLTLSSLFFFCFYLQNYAQLCEGSLGDPVVEINFGSGTSKGGALDSSITAFTYSSGELDEGEYTIANTTSGLKSNAWHVTSDHTGNTNGYMMVINSAVLADEGVFYTKTVTGLCANTTYEFSAWLINIMNPAIGTDQYHPDVTFRISDSSGNILGSNNTGDISQTSSGTWLQYGLFFTLEDETEVIITILNIAPSAHPGNDIALDDIAFKPCGPTISNTIDNQDTSNLSVCQNENVSSTFQASVSSGYSDPRYQWQSSDNNGLTWNDISGETTPNYIFTDTSIAGDFLYRLTVANGNNINTSSCRITSDNFNIEIIETPEALTGEPEQVFCTTEAAKIADIQVNSTAIWYDSLTEGNILANTNSLVDGTTYYAAKETISGCESDDRIVVLVSIIAPSLVINNISTEICDNLNDSQETIDLTIYESEITDCSDCVFTYFTSQSNAENDDEGKISVPTSFNWSLETPIIYTRIDSADNCYQIAQIEISLQDSPIITISDFVGICENDNNITIDAGDGFDSYLWSTGDTSQTITLTIEDTGNYTVTVTQDHNTYSCSSTKEFEIVLSNTAVISNIDIDDWTDSNNMITVNLSELSLGDYEYSIDNITFQDSNTFTALTAGEYIIYVRDKNGCGTTQEQVYLLNSPKYFTPNNDGYHDTWSIKYSETEPNLTVKIYDRYGKLLKNLGSTSSWDGTYSGQNMPTSDYWFVVTRANGKDYTGHFTLKR
- the ftsY gene encoding signal recognition particle-docking protein FtsY, coding for MSFFKKIFSSDKKETLDKGLEKTKSSFFGKLSKAVAGKSKVDAEVLDNLEEVLVSSDVGVDTTLKVIERIEERVSKDKYLGTEELNKILREEIAALLSETNSGEDTEYTIPSLPKQADGRKIPYVLMVVGVNGVGKTTTIGKLAYQFKKQGLNVVLGAADTFRAAAIDQLQVWADRVDVPMIRQEMGSDPASVAFDALKSGVNQEADVIIIDTAGRLHNKVNLMNELTKVKRVMQKVVVDAPHDVLLVLDGSTGQNAFEQAKQFTAATEVTSLAVTKLDGTAKGGVVIGISDQFKIPVKYIGVGEGIEDLQVFNKFEFVDSFFK
- a CDS encoding DUF4295 domain-containing protein is translated as MAKKSVASLQTGSKRLTKAIKMVKSPKTGAYMFVESIMNPEQVTDFLAKK
- the rpmG gene encoding 50S ribosomal protein L33, producing MAKRGNRIQVILECTEHKESGQAGTSRYITTKNKKNTPDRMEIKKFNPILKRMTVHKEIK
- the rpmB gene encoding 50S ribosomal protein L28; this translates as MSRVCELTGKKAMVGNNVSHALNRTKRKFNANLVKKRFYIPEEDSWVTLKVSTSALKTINKIGISAAIKDAKSKGFLTK
- a CDS encoding CinA family nicotinamide mononucleotide deamidase-related protein → MLAEIITIGDELLIGQVIDTNSAYIGKQLNKIGVSVYQITSIQDDKQHILQAFKDAESRVNIIIITGGLGPTKDDITKKTLAEYFNDTLVRDASVEENIKDLWQKYVRQTLLQVNLDQALVPSKATVLMNTLGTAPGMWIEKGDKVFVSLPGVPFEMEGLIDGEVVPRIKEKFDCPFILHRTLLIFGLGESTLAARIEDWEDALPPEIKLAYLPSLGNMRLRLSTKGFDKEKVISDVQKQIDQLIPLIKEEFVGFEEEDDSIERIIGKQLTKLGKTVATAESCTGGKIAERFTANSGASAYFKGSVVSYATESKINILGVSKEAIEADSVVSAKVAESMAQHVLKLFNTDYAIATTGNAGPTKGDSDVEVGTVYIAIATKTGVYSEKLMLGNLRLKVINKGANKAFEMLLKEIFKNR
- a CDS encoding Hpt domain-containing protein, which encodes MEQHYKLFRVRELADNDESFIAALAEAFLEEVPEDAERLKKAVAAKDYHEAYQAAHKMKPTIDLFELGVLATLIEVQDWGKFTKKELDVTPQLKVVITAIENAVAEMKADFNL
- a CDS encoding fumarylacetoacetate hydrolase family protein, translated to MKLICIGRNYTEHIEELNNEKPTDPVVFLKPDTAILLKKQPFFIPDFSNDVHYEVEVLVKINRVGKHIDRKFAHKYYNEIGLGIDFTARDLQAKLKAKGLPWEKAKSFDGAAVIGEWMPVDSVENVDNINFSLKMNDFFVQNGNTSHMLWKIDELIEYVSKYFTLKIGDIIFTGTPAGVGKVNTNDKLKGYIENKELFSITVK
- a CDS encoding 3'-5' exonuclease — protein: MQLNLTKPICFFDLETTGINISKDRVVEISILKVYPNGNKESRTWLVNPEMNIPQEVVEIHGISNEKIANEPTFKELAKDIYSMIKDSDLGGFNSNRFDIPLLAEELLRADIDFDMKSSLAVDVQTIFHKMEQRTLSAAYKFYCNEELEGAHGAEADTNATYEVLKAQIERYDELENNTKFLAEFSARNKFADFAGFINYNKKGEECFSFGKHKGKLVTDVLESEPGYFGWLLNADFPLYTKKVLTAIKLRSFNNKI
- a CDS encoding dihydrolipoamide acetyltransferase family protein, translating into MAKFELKLPKMGESVAEATITSWLKEVGDTIELDEAVLEIATDKVDSEVPSEFDGVLVEKFFNVDDVVQVGEVLAIIETDGDVESARETVAKEVVDTEEHVAEQIEQTINIAKETVAPIVSNETRFYSPLVKNIAKAEGVSQADLDAIVGTGKDDRVTKTDILNYLENKGKGAIPVVNNAKAETPIAVKSQPVKPSQAAKPVISNGEDDIIEMTRMGKLVAHHMVESTQTAAHVQSFIETDVTNVWNWRKKVKAGFMKREGENLTFTPIFMEAIAKALRDYPMMNISLQGDTIVKKKNINLGMAAALPDGNLIVPVIKNADQLNLVGMTKQVNDLANRARLNQLKPDDVQGGTYTVTNVGTFGSIMGTPIINQPQVGILALGAIRKVPAVIETPEGDFIGIRYKMFLSHSYDHRVVNGALGGMFVKAVSDYLEAWDINREI